The following proteins come from a genomic window of Thermodesulfobacteriota bacterium:
- a CDS encoding PAS domain-containing sensor histidine kinase produces MARTHAPLQSRLEPGAATSLTHDRFVVDSLPIAVVTVDPDLRISGFNPWAEHLTGYAKDEVIGRPCGEVLQGERCHAQCPLRTVLDQEHRVLRLETTIRNRQGQRIPVRMNTAGLFDASGALIGGVEAFQDLSELKRAERERDNLTSMFAHDLKSSVVIIGGFARRLLAGAGDISAETARRPLEVIKKEADKLESLMNEFLEFSRLQAGQFVLNPSAISLETELAEVVEAYRLQAAQAEVEVVVPVRAELPVIQADAGRLRRVFVNLLDNALKYARPRTTVTIALDDLGPELAVRFEDQGPGIEHDELPYLFDPFHRGAGTELRQGFGLGLPTVKTIVEAHGGRVHVESAPGKGSVFTVVLPKAGQGVAPRQEPAPRAGIPGR; encoded by the coding sequence ATGGCTAGAACTCATGCCCCCCTGCAGTCGCGACTGGAGCCTGGCGCGGCCACCTCCCTGACGCACGACCGGTTCGTCGTCGACAGCCTGCCGATCGCCGTGGTCACGGTCGACCCCGACTTGCGCATCAGCGGGTTCAACCCTTGGGCAGAACACCTCACAGGGTACGCGAAAGACGAGGTCATCGGCCGGCCGTGCGGCGAGGTCCTCCAGGGTGAGCGGTGCCACGCGCAGTGCCCCCTGCGAACCGTGCTCGACCAGGAGCATCGCGTCCTGCGGCTCGAGACCACCATCCGGAACAGACAAGGCCAGCGGATCCCCGTGCGCATGAACACGGCCGGGCTGTTCGACGCCAGCGGCGCCCTGATCGGGGGCGTGGAGGCCTTCCAGGACCTTTCGGAGCTCAAGCGCGCCGAACGGGAACGGGACAACTTGACCTCCATGTTCGCCCACGACCTGAAGTCCTCCGTGGTGATCATCGGAGGGTTCGCCCGCCGCCTCCTGGCCGGCGCCGGGGACATCAGCGCAGAGACCGCGCGGCGCCCGCTCGAGGTGATCAAGAAGGAAGCGGACAAGCTGGAGTCGCTGATGAACGAGTTCCTGGAGTTCTCCCGCCTCCAGGCCGGGCAGTTTGTGCTCAATCCAAGCGCGATCTCTCTCGAAACAGAGCTCGCCGAGGTGGTGGAGGCTTACCGGCTCCAGGCCGCGCAGGCGGAGGTCGAGGTGGTCGTCCCGGTTCGTGCCGAGCTGCCGGTCATCCAGGCCGACGCGGGCCGACTGCGCCGGGTGTTCGTGAACCTGCTGGACAACGCGCTCAAGTACGCCCGTCCCCGGACGACGGTCACCATCGCCCTCGACGACCTCGGCCCGGAGCTTGCCGTGCGATTTGAAGACCAGGGGCCGGGCATCGAGCACGACGAACTGCCTTACCTCTTCGATCCCTTTCACCGCGGCGCCGGCACCGAGCTCCGGCAGGGGTTTGGCTTGGGCCTCCCCACGGTAAAGACCATCGTCGAGGCCCATGGCGGCCGTGTACACGTGGAGAGCGCGCCGGGCAAGGGGTCGGTGTTCACGGTGGTGCTTCCCAAGGCAGGTCAGGGGGTGGCGCCGAGACAGGAGCCGGCTCCGCGGGCAGGCATCCCGGGCAGGTAA